One genomic segment of Microbispora sp. ZYX-F-249 includes these proteins:
- a CDS encoding GNAT family N-acetyltransferase has protein sequence MDRDAVVLDDPVGESLRGHHAHLARRLGGAATYLPEVATFSTVTADPRAEEWADLARLLGRGELADMFSSPASPPRDWEPVFVLEGRQMVWPGGRPDHPGADDLEVVELGAGSVPEMLGLVARTRPGPFWPRTRELGTYLGVRENGTLVAMAGERLRPPGWTEISAVCTAPEARGRGLAARLVSALVARVVARNDRPFLHVAEANTGAIALYERLGFDTRRPVTFRGFRTP, from the coding sequence GTGGACCGCGACGCCGTCGTACTGGACGACCCGGTGGGCGAATCGCTGCGCGGTCACCACGCGCATCTCGCCCGACGGCTCGGCGGGGCCGCCACTTACCTGCCGGAGGTCGCGACCTTCTCCACGGTCACGGCAGACCCGCGTGCGGAGGAATGGGCCGACCTCGCCCGGCTGCTCGGCCGGGGGGAGCTCGCCGACATGTTCAGCTCCCCGGCCTCGCCGCCGCGGGACTGGGAGCCGGTCTTCGTGCTGGAAGGCCGCCAGATGGTCTGGCCCGGCGGCCGGCCCGACCACCCCGGCGCCGACGACCTCGAAGTGGTCGAGCTGGGCGCAGGCAGCGTGCCCGAGATGCTCGGCCTCGTCGCGCGGACCCGGCCGGGGCCGTTCTGGCCGCGCACCCGCGAACTCGGCACCTACCTCGGCGTCCGCGAGAACGGGACGCTGGTGGCGATGGCGGGCGAGCGGCTCCGGCCACCGGGCTGGACCGAGATCAGCGCCGTCTGCACCGCCCCCGAGGCGCGCGGGCGAGGGCTCGCCGCCCGCCTGGTCAGCGCGCTCGTCGCGCGTGTCGTGGCCCGCAACGATCGGCCGTTCCTGCACGTGGCCGAGGCGAACACCGGCGCGATCGCCCTCTACGAGCGGCTCGGATTCGACACCCGAAGGCCCGTGACGTTCCGGGGGTTCCGCACGCCGTGA
- a CDS encoding helix-turn-helix domain-containing protein, with protein sequence MPQQPYSVEQVANLLGLHVKTVRNYVRDGRLKAVRIGKQYRIAREDLEAFLGHPAEPPAAETARRRRHVEASSIVQIDAIAPDEMTTLGNMLMAATASRSPADRPLRVETVYDEERASLKIIIVGGVADTTEVFRLVTTLVGEPA encoded by the coding sequence ATGCCGCAGCAGCCGTACTCGGTGGAGCAGGTGGCGAACCTGCTGGGCCTGCACGTGAAGACCGTGCGCAACTACGTGCGCGACGGGCGGCTGAAGGCGGTGCGCATCGGCAAGCAGTACCGCATCGCCCGCGAGGACCTGGAGGCGTTCCTGGGCCATCCGGCCGAGCCGCCGGCCGCCGAGACCGCCCGGCGGCGCCGTCACGTCGAGGCCTCGAGCATCGTCCAGATCGACGCCATCGCCCCCGACGAGATGACGACCCTGGGCAACATGCTGATGGCGGCCACCGCGAGCCGTTCCCCCGCCGACCGCCCCCTGCGCGTCGAGACCGTCTACGACGAGGAGCGGGCGAGTCTGAAGATCATCATCGTGGGCGGCGTGGCCGACACCACCGAGGTGTTCCGGCTCGTCACCACGCTGGTGGGGGAGCCCGCCTGA
- a CDS encoding isocitrate lyase/PEP mutase family protein yields the protein MSTHAETFRALHHAERPLVLPNAWDHASAAVLAAAGFAAIGTTSLGVAAAAGKPDATGDTAAETLALAARLAGLPCPVSVDIEGGFADTPEGVAEIAAGLAALGVAGVNIEDGRPDGTLADLGERCETIAAVKARAPELFVNARTDTYWLGAGDLRATIARLRAFAEAGADGVFVPGVAADDDVRALVDAADLPLNVLFLPGRHTVAGLGALGVRRISTGSLLLRAALHAVAETARAVAGGGDVPAGLPSYADVQALATADADWVLDQS from the coding sequence ATGAGCACGCACGCCGAGACGTTCCGGGCGCTCCATCACGCCGAGCGCCCCCTGGTGCTGCCCAACGCCTGGGACCACGCCTCGGCGGCCGTGCTGGCCGCCGCCGGGTTCGCCGCGATCGGCACCACGAGCCTCGGCGTCGCCGCGGCGGCGGGCAAGCCCGACGCGACGGGCGACACCGCGGCGGAGACGCTGGCGCTGGCCGCGCGGCTGGCCGGGCTGCCGTGCCCGGTGTCGGTGGACATCGAGGGCGGCTTCGCGGACACGCCGGAAGGGGTTGCCGAGATCGCCGCCGGCCTGGCCGCCCTGGGCGTGGCCGGGGTCAACATCGAGGACGGCCGGCCGGACGGCACGCTGGCGGACCTCGGCGAGCGGTGCGAGACGATCGCGGCGGTCAAGGCGCGGGCGCCGGAGCTGTTCGTCAACGCCCGCACCGACACCTACTGGCTGGGGGCCGGGGACCTGCGGGCGACGATCGCCCGGCTGCGGGCCTTCGCCGAGGCCGGGGCCGACGGCGTGTTCGTTCCCGGGGTGGCCGCCGACGACGACGTGCGGGCGCTGGTGGACGCGGCCGATCTGCCGCTCAACGTGCTGTTCCTGCCCGGCCGCCACACGGTCGCGGGTCTGGGTGCGCTCGGCGTCAGGCGGATCAGCACCGGGTCGCTGCTGCTGCGGGCCGCCCTGCACGCGGTGGCCGAGACCGCCCGGGCGGTCGCCGGAGGCGGGGACGTCCCCGCCGGCCTCCCGTCGTACGCGGACGTGCAGGCCCTCGCCACGGCGGATGCTGACTGGGTGCTTGATCAGTCTTGA
- the recD2 gene encoding SF1B family DNA helicase RecD2 codes for MTNPPGGAAGRPPGVQLDAVLERITYANEETGYTIARVATERSGTELLTVVGPLLGAQVGESLRLTGRWGSHPKYGRQFEVWSYTTVLPATIQGIQRYLGSGLIKGIGPKMAERIVDHFGTDTLRVIEEEPKRLVEVPGLGPKRTKMIAAAWEEQKIIKEVMIFLQGVGVSTSIAVRIFKQYGEDSIDVVRKEPYRLADDVWGIGFKTADTIAQAVGIPHDSPERVKAGLRYTLSQAADDGHCFLPAPNLVADAVKILEVPADLTTACLEELVAEEGVVREEIPARGNGEQNGDDGESTVPAIYLVPFHRAELSLAGTLRTLLTAGHDRLGVFADVDWPAALDWLRGRTGADLAPEQAQAVRLALTEKVAVLTGGPGCGKSFTVRSVVTLARAKRAKVILAAPTGRAAKRLAELTGHEATTVHRLLQLRPGGDATFDRDNPLDADLVVVDEASMLDLLLANKLAKAVAPGAHLLFVGDVDQLPSVGAGEVLRDLLAAPAIPRVRLTQIFRQAQESGVVVNAHRVNTGQQPLVREFPDFFLFPCEEPEEIAALTVDVVARRIPRKFGLNPRRDVQVLAPMHRGAAGAGALNIALQEALTPAREGMPERRYGGRVFRVGDKVTQLRNNYDKGAAGVFNGTVGVVTAITPEESKLTVLTDEDENVDYSFDELDELAHAYAVSIHRSQGSEYPAVVIPLATSAWMMLQRNLLYTAITRAKKLVVVVGSRRALGQAVRTRGAGRRHTGLTHRLRVP; via the coding sequence ATGACGAATCCTCCCGGAGGCGCCGCGGGCAGGCCGCCCGGCGTGCAGCTCGACGCCGTACTGGAGCGGATCACGTATGCCAACGAGGAGACCGGCTACACGATCGCCAGGGTCGCCACCGAACGGTCGGGCACCGAGCTGCTGACCGTCGTCGGGCCCCTGCTCGGGGCGCAGGTGGGGGAGTCGCTGCGCCTCACCGGCCGTTGGGGCTCCCACCCCAAGTACGGCAGGCAGTTCGAGGTCTGGTCGTACACCACGGTCCTGCCGGCGACGATCCAGGGCATCCAGCGCTACCTCGGCTCCGGCCTGATCAAAGGCATCGGCCCGAAGATGGCCGAGCGGATCGTGGACCATTTCGGCACCGACACGCTGCGGGTCATCGAGGAGGAGCCGAAGCGGCTGGTCGAGGTCCCCGGCCTCGGGCCCAAACGGACCAAGATGATCGCCGCGGCCTGGGAGGAGCAGAAGATCATCAAAGAGGTGATGATCTTCCTGCAGGGCGTCGGGGTGTCCACCTCCATCGCCGTGCGCATCTTCAAGCAGTACGGCGAGGACTCCATCGACGTGGTCCGCAAGGAGCCCTACCGGCTCGCCGACGACGTGTGGGGCATCGGCTTCAAGACGGCCGACACCATCGCGCAGGCCGTGGGCATTCCGCACGACAGCCCCGAGCGGGTCAAGGCCGGGCTGCGCTACACGTTGTCCCAGGCCGCCGACGACGGCCACTGCTTCCTGCCCGCGCCCAATCTGGTGGCCGACGCCGTGAAGATCCTCGAGGTGCCGGCCGACCTGACCACGGCCTGCCTGGAGGAGCTGGTGGCCGAGGAGGGCGTGGTCCGCGAGGAGATCCCGGCCAGGGGGAACGGCGAACAGAACGGGGACGACGGCGAGAGCACCGTCCCCGCGATCTACCTCGTCCCCTTCCACCGCGCCGAGCTGTCGCTGGCCGGCACGCTGCGCACCCTGCTGACCGCCGGGCACGACCGGCTCGGCGTGTTCGCGGACGTCGACTGGCCGGCCGCCCTCGACTGGCTGCGCGGCCGGACCGGCGCCGACCTCGCGCCCGAGCAGGCCCAGGCCGTACGGCTCGCGCTGACCGAGAAGGTCGCGGTGCTGACCGGCGGCCCCGGCTGCGGCAAGAGCTTCACCGTGCGCTCGGTGGTGACCCTCGCCCGCGCGAAGCGGGCCAAGGTCATCCTGGCCGCCCCGACCGGCCGTGCGGCCAAGCGGCTGGCGGAGCTGACCGGGCACGAGGCGACCACCGTGCACCGGCTGCTCCAGCTGCGCCCCGGCGGGGACGCCACCTTCGACCGCGACAACCCCCTCGACGCCGACCTGGTCGTGGTGGACGAGGCGTCCATGCTCGACCTGCTGCTGGCCAACAAGCTCGCCAAGGCCGTCGCCCCGGGAGCGCACCTGCTGTTCGTCGGCGACGTCGACCAGCTTCCCTCGGTCGGCGCCGGAGAGGTGCTGCGCGACCTGCTGGCCGCCCCCGCCATCCCCCGGGTGCGCCTGACGCAGATCTTCCGGCAGGCCCAGGAGTCCGGCGTGGTCGTCAACGCCCACCGCGTCAACACCGGGCAGCAGCCGCTGGTCCGCGAGTTCCCCGACTTCTTCCTGTTCCCCTGCGAGGAACCCGAGGAGATCGCCGCGCTGACGGTGGACGTGGTGGCCCGGCGCATTCCGAGGAAGTTCGGCCTCAACCCGCGCAGGGACGTACAGGTGCTCGCGCCCATGCACCGCGGCGCGGCCGGCGCGGGAGCGCTCAACATCGCCCTGCAGGAGGCGCTGACCCCCGCCCGCGAGGGCATGCCCGAGCGCCGGTACGGCGGGCGGGTCTTCCGCGTCGGCGACAAGGTCACCCAGCTGCGCAACAACTACGACAAGGGCGCGGCGGGGGTGTTCAACGGCACGGTCGGCGTGGTCACCGCCATCACCCCCGAGGAGAGCAAGCTGACCGTGCTGACCGACGAGGACGAGAACGTCGACTACTCCTTCGACGAGCTCGACGAACTCGCCCACGCCTACGCGGTCAGCATCCACCGCTCCCAGGGCAGCGAGTATCCGGCGGTGGTCATCCCGCTGGCCACCAGCGCCTGGATGATGCTGCAGCGCAACCTGCTCTACACCGCCATCACCCGGGCCAAGAAGCTCGTGGTCGTCGTCGGGTCGCGGCGGGCGCTCGGCCAGGCGGTGCGCACGCGGGGGGCGGGCCGCCGCCACACGGGGCTGACCCACCGCCTCCGCGTGCCCTGA
- a CDS encoding SDR family oxidoreductase → MILVTGGRGAVATHLLTLLLQAGRAVRVASSDPGRLRAPAGVTAVSCDLTDPATFPAALAGVREVFLYAEASHIAEFTDAAVTAGVEHVVLLSSAAVLNPGAAGDPLAKSHLDVETALLAAPLTTTILRPGSFAGNAGAWAWSIRAGSPVSLPYPGAHTDPVHERDLAEVAFTVLTDPRHQGRCLHPTGPESLTFTQQIERLAEVTGRPITVGHVTPGEWKKEMAGYIPGPYADALLAYWRANDGRPVPLTDVVEQVTGHAPRTFATWARDHAADFTG, encoded by the coding sequence ATGATTCTCGTCACCGGAGGCCGCGGCGCGGTCGCCACCCACCTGCTGACCCTGCTGCTTCAGGCCGGACGCGCCGTACGCGTGGCCTCCAGCGACCCCGGGCGGCTGCGGGCGCCGGCCGGCGTCACCGCCGTCAGCTGCGACCTCACCGATCCCGCGACCTTTCCGGCCGCCCTCGCCGGCGTCAGGGAGGTCTTCCTGTACGCCGAGGCCTCGCACATCGCGGAGTTCACCGACGCCGCCGTCACGGCCGGCGTCGAGCACGTGGTCCTGCTGTCGTCCGCCGCCGTGCTGAACCCCGGCGCGGCCGGCGATCCGCTGGCCAAGTCGCACCTCGACGTCGAGACCGCGCTGCTCGCCGCACCGCTGACCACCACGATCCTGCGCCCCGGCTCCTTCGCCGGCAACGCGGGCGCCTGGGCCTGGTCCATCAGGGCCGGAAGCCCGGTGAGCCTGCCCTACCCGGGCGCGCACACCGACCCCGTCCACGAACGGGACCTCGCCGAGGTGGCCTTCACCGTGCTCACCGACCCGCGCCACCAGGGCCGGTGCCTGCATCCGACCGGCCCGGAGAGCCTCACGTTCACCCAACAGATCGAGCGGCTCGCCGAGGTCACCGGGCGGCCCATCACCGTCGGCCACGTCACTCCCGGGGAATGGAAGAAGGAGATGGCCGGCTACATCCCCGGTCCGTACGCCGACGCGCTGCTCGCCTACTGGCGGGCCAACGACGGCCGCCCCGTGCCGCTGACCGACGTCGTCGAGCAGGTCACCGGCCACGCTCCGCGCACCTTCGCCACCTGGGCCCGCGACCACGCCGCGGACTTCACCGGGTAG
- a CDS encoding TetR/AcrR family transcriptional regulator has product MNGNDPGAAPAARPRRADARRNEKALLDAAAAVFVTSGVDAPVRDIAAKAGVGTATIYRHFPTRADLIIAVYRHQVEACAEAGPALLTAAETPYAALGRWIDLFVDFLVTKHGLAAVLRSDSAGFETLHAYFLDRLVPVCAGLLDAAAAAGEIRSDIEAIELMRGVGNLCIGADSDPRYDARRLAGILIAGLRLPR; this is encoded by the coding sequence ATGAACGGCAACGACCCGGGCGCGGCGCCTGCGGCCCGGCCCAGGCGTGCGGACGCCCGGCGCAACGAGAAGGCCCTGCTCGACGCGGCCGCCGCGGTCTTCGTGACCTCGGGCGTGGATGCCCCGGTACGTGACATCGCGGCCAAGGCCGGCGTGGGGACGGCCACGATCTACCGCCACTTCCCGACGCGGGCGGACCTCATCATCGCCGTCTACCGGCACCAGGTCGAGGCGTGCGCCGAGGCCGGGCCCGCCCTGCTGACGGCCGCCGAGACCCCGTACGCCGCGCTCGGGCGATGGATCGACCTCTTCGTCGACTTCCTGGTCACCAAGCACGGCCTGGCCGCCGTGCTGCGCTCCGACAGCGCGGGCTTCGAGACGCTGCACGCCTACTTCCTCGACCGGCTCGTGCCCGTGTGCGCCGGGTTGCTCGACGCCGCGGCCGCCGCCGGCGAGATCCGCTCCGACATCGAGGCCATCGAACTCATGCGCGGCGTCGGGAACCTCTGCATCGGCGCGGACAGTGATCCCCGCTACGACGCGCGCCGGCTGGCCGGGATCCTCATCGCAGGACTGCGCCTGCCCCGCTAG
- a CDS encoding AQJ64_40280 family protein, whose amino-acid sequence MDMRTEVEWVDSRERLPQEGMPVAAAIAGRFASGDADECDPGAGQDFWLVRPMYFTTRHIGEDGREYRDCFVDSDGIVRPPYGRDRDDPQDPGDPQYCDDPITHWAELPTLPGTTVHYLMGEEARTARANASGEGMSARS is encoded by the coding sequence ATGGACATGCGCACGGAGGTCGAGTGGGTGGACTCGCGGGAGAGGCTGCCGCAGGAGGGAATGCCCGTGGCCGCCGCGATCGCGGGCCGTTTCGCGTCCGGCGACGCGGACGAGTGCGATCCGGGCGCCGGACAGGACTTCTGGCTGGTGCGGCCGATGTACTTCACCACCCGTCACATCGGTGAGGACGGGCGTGAGTACCGCGACTGCTTCGTCGACTCTGACGGCATCGTCCGCCCGCCCTACGGCCGGGACCGTGACGACCCGCAGGACCCCGGCGACCCGCAGTACTGTGACGACCCGATCACCCACTGGGCCGAGTTGCCCACCCTGCCGGGCACGACCGTGCACTACCTGATGGGCGAGGAGGCGAGGACCGCTCGCGCGAACGCCTCGGGTGAGGGGATGTCAGCGCGGTCATAG
- a CDS encoding L,D-transpeptidase, which produces MTLAAALSACSGGSDAPGSTGGGSGGSGDGAAPAVPAPAIKISPATGSAKVRPDKTVVVTAANGALEEVTVQAGGETLEGEFDATRTKWTSKQPLKPSSRYTVSAKATGQGGPATATSRFTTLKPKVGLEVVDVTPGIKGETVGVGMPIMVRFNAPVQDKAAVEQALEVDAEKPVKGAWRWIDDKFVIYRTAKYWPAHQKVKFTAHLTGVKAGQDTYGVEDHSTTIKIGAAWISSVSTRTHMMVVRRDGKVVKTMKISAGKATTREYTTTSGVHLTMERGNPVTMISPGKKEGDPGYYKEVVNHAVRISNSGEYVHGAPWSVGSQGRANVSHGCINAHPSDAKWFYDNFHRGDVVKIVGTDRALEWNNGWGFWQMPFSKWQKGSALEA; this is translated from the coding sequence GTGACGTTGGCCGCGGCTCTGTCGGCGTGTTCCGGTGGATCGGACGCGCCAGGCTCGACCGGCGGCGGCTCCGGGGGCTCCGGCGACGGCGCCGCGCCCGCCGTCCCGGCTCCCGCCATCAAGATCAGCCCCGCGACGGGCAGCGCCAAGGTGCGTCCCGACAAGACCGTGGTCGTCACCGCCGCCAACGGCGCGCTGGAGGAGGTCACGGTCCAGGCGGGCGGCGAGACGCTCGAGGGCGAGTTCGACGCCACCCGCACCAAGTGGACCTCCAAGCAGCCGCTCAAGCCCTCCAGCAGATACACGGTGTCGGCCAAGGCCACCGGCCAGGGCGGCCCCGCGACCGCGACCAGCCGCTTCACCACGCTCAAGCCCAAGGTCGGGCTGGAGGTCGTGGACGTCACCCCCGGCATCAAGGGGGAGACCGTCGGCGTCGGAATGCCGATCATGGTGAGGTTCAACGCGCCGGTGCAGGACAAGGCCGCCGTGGAGCAGGCCCTCGAAGTGGACGCGGAGAAGCCGGTCAAGGGCGCCTGGCGGTGGATCGACGACAAGTTCGTCATCTACCGGACGGCCAAGTACTGGCCCGCGCACCAGAAGGTCAAGTTCACCGCGCACCTGACCGGGGTGAAAGCCGGGCAGGACACCTACGGCGTCGAGGACCACAGCACGACCATCAAGATCGGCGCGGCCTGGATCAGCTCGGTCAGCACCAGGACCCACATGATGGTGGTCCGGCGCGACGGCAAGGTCGTGAAGACCATGAAGATCAGTGCCGGCAAGGCGACCACCCGCGAGTACACCACCACCAGCGGCGTCCACCTGACCATGGAACGCGGCAACCCGGTCACGATGATCTCCCCCGGGAAGAAGGAGGGCGACCCCGGGTACTACAAGGAGGTCGTCAACCACGCCGTCCGCATCTCCAACAGCGGTGAGTACGTCCACGGCGCACCGTGGTCGGTCGGCTCGCAGGGCCGGGCCAACGTGAGCCACGGGTGCATCAACGCCCACCCCAGCGACGCCAAGTGGTTCTACGACAACTTCCACCGGGGCGACGTCGTCAAGATCGTCGGCACCGACCGGGCCCTGGAGTGGAACAACGGCTGGGGGTTCTGGCAGATGCCGTTCAGCAAGTGGCAGAAGGGCAGCGCCCTGGAGGCCTGA
- a CDS encoding RNA polymerase subunit sigma-70: MTDAKLPGDDEAAFIAAARSNDAAHFALVTERYRRELQVHCYRMLANYEDAQDMTQETFLRAWHKRESFKGHAALRTWLYRIATNACLDFLDRRDDRTPVPAELPGAGSQVHYLQPYPDRMLPEDPQESVVARETIELALIVAVQHLPPRQRAVFIMRDVLGWPASKAADALELTVASATSALQRARVTMREQLPGRRLDWRSPTTHELSDDERGVVKSYMNAHERNDLDGLTALLRDDLRFAMLPDPGTVTVTAKDAVDGWVSGGLFRRGHDDWRGVATTVNRMPAAALYLRTPDDPEYRLFAIAVLRIVDGEIAELTGFDAAGKPWLGLPPTL; the protein is encoded by the coding sequence ATGACCGACGCCAAATTGCCGGGCGACGACGAGGCCGCGTTCATCGCGGCGGCCCGCTCGAACGACGCGGCGCACTTCGCGCTCGTCACGGAGCGCTACCGGCGTGAGCTGCAGGTGCACTGCTACCGGATGCTCGCGAACTACGAGGACGCCCAGGACATGACGCAGGAGACGTTCCTGCGGGCGTGGCACAAACGGGAGTCGTTCAAGGGCCACGCCGCGCTGCGGACCTGGCTGTACCGGATCGCGACGAACGCCTGCCTCGACTTCCTGGACAGACGCGACGACCGGACACCCGTCCCCGCCGAGCTGCCGGGCGCGGGCTCGCAAGTGCACTACCTGCAGCCCTACCCGGACCGGATGCTCCCGGAGGACCCGCAGGAATCGGTGGTGGCGCGGGAGACGATCGAGCTGGCGTTGATCGTCGCCGTCCAGCACCTGCCGCCGCGGCAGCGGGCGGTGTTCATCATGCGCGACGTCCTCGGGTGGCCGGCGTCGAAGGCCGCCGACGCCCTCGAGCTGACCGTCGCCTCGGCGACCAGCGCACTGCAGCGGGCGCGCGTGACGATGCGCGAGCAGCTGCCCGGCCGCCGCCTCGACTGGCGGAGCCCCACCACACACGAGCTGTCGGATGACGAGCGCGGCGTGGTGAAGTCGTATATGAACGCCCATGAGCGCAACGACCTCGACGGGCTGACGGCCCTGCTGCGCGACGACCTGCGCTTCGCGATGCTGCCCGACCCGGGCACCGTGACCGTCACGGCCAAGGACGCGGTGGACGGCTGGGTCTCCGGTGGGCTCTTCCGGCGCGGCCACGACGACTGGCGCGGCGTCGCCACGACGGTCAACCGCATGCCTGCCGCCGCCCTGTATCTCCGCACCCCCGACGACCCGGAATACCGTTTGTTCGCCATCGCGGTCCTGCGCATCGTCGACGGCGAGATCGCCGAACTCACCGGATTCGACGCCGCCGGCAAACCATGGCTGGGCCTGCCCCCGACGCTGTGA
- a CDS encoding cytochrome P450, which translates to MTTDPPAVRERRLTRHADVRAVLADPRFLVPAAPAAPLGTDSGPGMAWLRGAVSRFSNGAAHARRRARVLGLLDALDPVRLRREARERTRAELAGGAPVDVMATIARRVPVGVLATRLGVPEERREEVVAAVRAMAAAYHLPAVSAAPPAGDAADAAVAVLAAALGGRDAPEPGLLAAVAGVLVQACDATAGLVGNALAAVTRMPADLALRWPVEALLAETLRWDPPVRLTRRVAAEDAMAGGVPVPAGAVLVLDLAAANRDPEVFPDPHRFDPARPRQGSGGHVRSGGGHLRIGGEHLGFGDGIRPCPGQDAALALAAGILEAAAGHRLADPELPYEPSPNLRVPARLCLHDPDTTEGHR; encoded by the coding sequence ATGACGACAGATCCGCCCGCCGTACGGGAACGGCGGCTCACCCGGCACGCGGACGTGCGTGCCGTGCTCGCCGACCCCCGCTTCCTCGTCCCGGCCGCCCCCGCCGCGCCGCTCGGGACCGATTCCGGGCCGGGGATGGCCTGGCTGCGGGGAGCGGTCAGCAGGTTCAGCAACGGAGCCGCGCACGCCCGCCGCCGCGCGCGCGTGCTGGGGCTGCTCGACGCCCTCGACCCCGTACGGCTGCGCCGCGAGGCCCGGGAGCGGACGCGCGCCGAACTGGCGGGCGGGGCGCCCGTCGACGTGATGGCCACGATCGCCCGCCGCGTCCCGGTCGGGGTCCTCGCCACGCGGCTCGGCGTCCCGGAGGAGCGGCGGGAGGAGGTCGTCGCCGCGGTGAGGGCCATGGCCGCCGCCTACCACCTCCCCGCCGTTTCCGCCGCGCCGCCCGCCGGGGACGCGGCCGACGCGGCGGTGGCCGTGCTGGCGGCCGCGCTCGGCGGACGGGATGCGCCCGAGCCGGGCCTGCTGGCCGCCGTGGCGGGAGTGCTGGTCCAGGCCTGTGACGCCACCGCCGGCCTGGTGGGCAACGCCCTCGCCGCGGTGACGCGCATGCCCGCCGACCTGGCCCTGCGGTGGCCGGTCGAGGCGCTGCTGGCCGAGACCCTGCGGTGGGACCCGCCCGTACGGCTCACGCGCCGGGTGGCGGCCGAGGACGCCATGGCCGGGGGAGTCCCCGTGCCCGCGGGGGCCGTCCTCGTGCTGGACCTCGCGGCGGCCAACCGGGACCCCGAGGTCTTCCCCGACCCGCACCGCTTCGACCCTGCTCGTCCTCGCCAGGGGAGCGGCGGGCACGTGCGCTCCGGTGGCGGCCACCTGCGCATCGGTGGCGAGCACCTGGGCTTCGGCGACGGGATCAGGCCCTGCCCCGGGCAGGACGCCGCGCTCGCCCTGGCCGCGGGCATCCTGGAGGCCGCCGCCGGGCACCGGCTCGCCGACCCCGAGCTCCCGTACGAGCCGTCGCCGAACCTGCGGGTGCCCGCCCGGCTCTGCCTGCACGACCCCGACACGACGGAAGGACACCGATGA
- a CDS encoding dihydrofolate reductase family protein, with protein sequence MRKLIFGMNVTLDGYIAATGDDIGWSGGDGPDSSPSAELFQWWYDQMRASELSLYGRKLWETMSSHWPTGDRQPDATPAEIAFARLWRDMPKVVFSSTIDTVGWNTRLVAGDAVAEIARLRAEDGGPMDIGGATLAGAAMRAGLIDEYVLVTVPVLVGGGTPFFTALDSWVNLKLVETRTFPGGVVLTRYETRR encoded by the coding sequence GTGCGGAAACTGATCTTCGGCATGAACGTGACCCTGGACGGCTACATCGCCGCGACCGGCGACGACATCGGCTGGAGTGGCGGGGACGGACCGGACTCATCGCCGAGCGCCGAGCTGTTCCAGTGGTGGTACGACCAGATGCGGGCGAGCGAACTGTCACTGTACGGGCGCAAGCTGTGGGAAACGATGAGCTCCCACTGGCCGACCGGCGACCGGCAGCCCGACGCCACCCCGGCGGAGATCGCGTTCGCGCGCCTCTGGCGGGACATGCCGAAAGTGGTGTTCTCATCGACGATCGACACGGTCGGCTGGAACACCCGCCTGGTCGCCGGCGACGCGGTCGCCGAGATCGCCCGGCTCAGGGCCGAGGACGGCGGCCCGATGGACATCGGCGGCGCGACGCTCGCCGGGGCGGCCATGCGGGCCGGGCTGATCGACGAGTACGTGCTGGTCACCGTGCCGGTCCTGGTGGGCGGCGGCACGCCGTTCTTCACCGCGCTGGACAGCTGGGTGAACCTGAAGCTGGTCGAGACGCGCACATTTCCCGGCGGCGTGGTGCTGACCCGATACGAGACGAGGCGATGA